CGCGAAGGGGACCCCGCAGATGAACGCGAGGCTCATCACCGCGAAGAGGTCCTCGAACTGGTGCGTCCCGAAGGCCCAGCGCGCGAAGAGGCCGTAGGCGATGCCGAGGGCAACGCCCGCCCAGCCGAGCCGGGAGCGGGAGGTGGGGGCAGAGGAGGAGGGGTCGGCGTCGCTCATGCGTGCGCTCGACCCTAGCGCCTCTGCAGGCTAGGTCGTGTACTCCGCGTTCACCTGCACGTAGCGGTAGCCGAGGTCGCTCGTCAGCACCACCGCGCGCCCCGGCCCGTCCGCGAGCCGCAGCTCGAGCCGCACGTCCTCCTGCGCCATCGCGCGCGAGGCCGCGGCGCGGTCGAAGGCGGTGGGCTCGCCTCCCCGGAACACCTCGATGCCCTGCAGCACGCAGGTGAGGGCGCGCGCGTTCCTCACCGCGCGCGCGTTGCCCACCTGGCTGGTGAAGCGGCCCCAGTTGGGGTCGTTGCCGTAGAGCGCGGTGCGCACCAGCGCGGAGGCCGCCACGAGCTTCGCGATCTCTCGCGCCGCCGCATCGCTCTCGGCGCCCGTCACCTCGATGGTGGTCACCTTCGTGGCCCCCTCGCCGTCGCGCGCGATGAGCCAGGCGAGCCGGTGCGCGACCTGCGCCGCCGCCTCCTCCCAGCCCGCGGCGCGCGGGGTGCGGCCCGTGGCGAGCAGCAGCAGCGTGTCGTTGGTGCTGGTGTGCGTGTCCACGTGCACCGCGTTGAAGCTGCCCGCGGCGAGCCGCGGCAGCGCGGCCTGCAGCTCCGCGGGTGAGAGCTGCAGGTCGGTCGAGAGGAAGCCGAGCATGGTGGCCATGTTCGGCTCGATCATCCCCGCGCCCTTGCAGATGCCCGCGACCACGCCGCGCCCGAGCCGCGCGCACGCCTCCTTCGGATAGGCGTCCGTGGTCATGATGGCATGCAGGAAGCGGCGGCCCGCCTCCACGTCCCCCGCGAGCTGCGCGAGCGCCGCGTCGATGCCGGCGCGCACCCGGTCCATGGGCAGCTTCACGCCGATGACCCCGGTGGAGCACACCAGCACCTGCTCCACCGGGCAGCCGAGCGCCCCGGCCACGCGCGTGCACATCTCGCGGGCATCGCGCGCGCCGTCCTCGCCGGTGCAGGCGTTCGCGTTGCCGCTGTTCACCACCACCGCGCGCACGCGGCCGCCGCTCTTCGCGAGGTGCTCGCGCGAGAGGAGCACGGGCGCCGCGGCGAAGTGGTTCTGCGTGAAGAGGCCGGCCGCCGGCACGGCCTCGTCCGCCACCAGCAGGCCCACGTCCGGGTTGCCGCTCGCCTTGATGCCCGCCCGCACGCCCGCGGCGCGCAGGCCGGGCACCGACGTGAGGGTGAGCGCGGCGGGGGGAAAGGACGGGACGGGCGGGACGGGGATGCTCATGGCGCGCCTTGTACCCGACCTGCGCCCCCTGCACAGCCCGCGCTGCGGGCCCACACCTGCGCACGCCCGCGTGTGGGCCGAGCCGGCACGCGGCGCCTCGCACCTGTCGTTGCGCTTGTCCCCTCCGGGCCCCTGGGCGAGTCTGCGCCCCGCGATGAGCAAGCCCCAGCGCCTGCAGCGATTGGCCGCCGCCGTCTTCACCACCATGGACGAGGCGCGCCGCCGCGTCCTCGCCGCCGGCACGGACGTCATCAACCTCTCCATCGGCAGCCCGGACCTGCCGCCCGCCCGGCACGTCACCGAGGCCATGGCGGCCGCCGTGCTCGAGGGCGGCAACTACGGCTACCCGATGCGCGACCAGCCCGCCTTCCGCGAGGCGGTGGCCGGCTGGTACGCGCGGCGCTTCGGGGTGCGGCTGGACCCGGAGCGCGAGGTGCTCGGGCTCACCGGCTCGCAGGAGGGGCTCGCCCACATTGCGCAGGCGGTGACCGACCCGGGCGAGCTGGTGCTGGTGCCGGACCCCGGCTACCCCATCTACAGCGCGGGCCCCGTGCTCGCCGGCGCGGAGCTCTACCCGGTGCCCCTGCGCGCGGGAAACGGCTACCTCCCGGACCTCGAGGGCCTGCCCGAGAGCGTGAAGGCCCGCGCGAAGCTGCTGGTGCTCAACTACCCGAGCAACCCGCTCGCTGCCGTGGTGCAGCCCGGCTTCTTCGAGCAGGCGGTGGCCTTCGCCCGGCGCTGGGGCACCGTGGTGCTGCACGATGCGGCCTACAGCGAGCTCGCCTTCGACGGCTACCGCCCGCCGAGCTTCCTCGAGACGCCCGGGGCGCGCGAGGTGGGGCTCGAGCTCAACTCGCTCTCCAAGACCTACAACCTCGCCGGCGCGCGCGTGGCCTACGCGGTGGGCAACACGCGGCTCGTGGGGCAGCTCGCCGAGGTGAAGGCCCACCTGGACTACGGCCTCTTCCGCCCGGTGCAGGCGGGCGCCGTGGCGGCGCTCACCGGGCCGCAGGAGGGCGTGGCCGAGATGGCCGCCACCTACCAGCGCCGCCGCGACGTGCTGGTGGACGGGCTCACGCGGCTCGGCTGGGCGGTGCCGCGCCCGAAGGCCACCATGTTCCTCTGGGCCCCGGTCCCCCGCGGCTACCCGAGCAGCCTCGCGTTCGCGATGGCGCTCATCGAGCGCGCCGGCGTGGCGGTGGTGCCCGGCAGCGGCTTCGGCCAGATGGGCGAGGGCTCCGTGCGCCTCGCGCTGGTGCAGCAGGAGGCGCGGCTCGCCGAGGCGGTGCAGCGCATCGCGCGCTCGCGCGTGCTCGAGGGGCCCTGAGCCCTCAGGCCCACGAGGCCGCAGGCGCGCGCGAGGGCAGCTGCGCGGCCGCGCGCCCGCTGCGGCGCCGCCACCCGAAGTAGCTGAGCTGCACGAGCGCCAGCGCCACGAGCGGCGCCGCGAGGTTCACCGCCGGCGCGCCGATGGCGTGCAGGGACACCGCGGCGGCGAGCACGTCGAAGGTGAAGCCCGCGTAGGCCCACTCGCGCAGCACGCGCGGCACGGGCAAGAGCAGCGCGAGCGCCCCGAGCACCTTCGCGCTGCCCAGCATCACGGCGAAGTAGGCGGGGTAGCCCAGCTGCGCGAAGCCCTTCGCGGACTCCTCGGACTGCAGGGCGTTCATCAGGCCGCCGCTGAACATGAGCAGGGCGAGCAACACCGTGGGAATCCAGTAGAGCAGCCCCTGCGCCTTCGTTCCCGTCCGCTGACCCCGTGCGTCCATGACGTGCTCCCCAGTTGCGAGCCGGGCGCCAGTGCCCGGCCTCGACAGGGCGACGAACGGGCTCGCGGCGGATCGACACGGGGCGCGGGAATCCTGCGCGACGCAGCGCGGCGAGGGTTCGCTGGTCGCCAGCCCCGGGCGCCGCGCTGGGCCGCAGGGGGGCGACTTCGCTAGCGTGGCGCGCCATGGCCACCTCCCTGAGACCCCTGGTGCTCGTGATGCTCTCCTCGCTCGCGCTCGCGGCCCCGCCGGATGCGGGCACTGCTGGAACGGCGGAGGCGGGCGCGGACGGCGGCACGGGTCGCAGCTACGCCGAGCTGCCGAGCGAGATTCCGGAGAAGTTCACGCCCGCGAACGCGCTCCTGGACCACGAGCGGCGCACGGTGGAGATCCCGATGCGCGACGGGGTGAAGCTGCACACCGTCATCCTGGTGCCGCGCGGGGCGAAGGGGCGCCCGATGCTGCTCACGCGCACCCCGTACGACGCGGACTCGCTCACCCGCCACGCGGAGAGCACGCACCTGGGGCGCGTGCTCCAGGGCTACGACAACGCCACGGACGTCATCGTGGAGGGCGGCTACATCCGCGTGGTGCAGGACGTGCGCGGCAAGCACGGCTCCGAGGGCGACTACGTGATGAACCGCCCGCTGCACGGGCCGCAGAACCCCACGCCGGTGGACCACGCCACGGACACCTGGGACACCATCGACTGGCTGGTGAAGAACGTGCCCGAGTCCAACGGGCGCGTGGGCATCCTGGGCATCTCCTACGACGGCTTCCTGCCGCTGATGGCGCTGGTGAACCCGCACCCCGCGCTCAAGGTGGCCGTGCCCATGAACCCGATGGTGGACGGGTGGATGGGCGACGACTGGTTCCACCACGGCGCGTTCCGCCAGACGATGCTGTCCTACGTCCACGACCAGCAGGCCAGCCGCAAGGGCGAGGTGAAGTGGGCGTCGGGCTACCGCGACGCGTACCAGGAGTACCTCGAGGCGGGCTCGGCCGGGGAGATCGGCCGGCGCCACGGGCTCGAGCAGCTGGGCTTCTACCGCAAGCTGCTGCAGCACCCCGCCTACGACGCCTTCTGGCGCGACCAGGCGATGGACAAGGTGCTCGCCGCGCAGCCGCTCAAGGTGCCGATGATGCTGGTGCACAGCCTCTGGGACCAGGAGGACATCTACGGCGCGCCGGCGGTGTACGACGCGCTGAAGCCCAAGGACGCGGGCAACGACCGCGTGTTCCTGGTGATGGGGCCCTGGTACCACGGGCAGTCCATCGGGGACGGCTCGCACCTGGGCGCGCTGCGCTTCGGCAGCGACACGTCGCTGCGCTTCCGGCGCGAGGTGCTGCGCCCCTTCCTGGACCAGTACCTCGTGGACAGCGCGCCCAAGGCACGCATCGCGCCGGTGACGGCGTTCGAGACCGGCACGAACCAGTGGCGAGACCTGCCCGCGTGGCCCGCCGGCTGCGCGAGCGGCTGCAGCGTGAAGGCCACGCCGCTCTACCTGCGCGCGGGCTTCACCGCGGGCTTCACTGCGCCCACGGAGAGCGGCCCCGCCTTCGACGAGTACGTGTCCGACCCCGGCAAGCCGGTGCCCTACCGCGCGCGGCCCATCGTGGACGACAGCAACGAGGAGAACCCGACCGACCCGTGGCGCACCTGGCTGGTGCGCGACCAGCGCGAGACGTCCTCGCGCCCGGACGTGCTGGTCTACGTGTCCGAGGTGCTCACCCAGCCGGTGAAGGTGAGCGGCCGGCCGATGGCGAACCTCGTCGCCTCCACCAGCGGCACGGACAGCGACTGGGTGGTGAAGCTCATCGACGTGTACCCGGACGAGGTCGCCGAGCAGCCGGAGATGGGCGGCTACCAGCTGATGGTCTCCGCGGACATCTTCCGCGGCCGCTACCGCGAGGGCTACGAGACGCCCAAGCCCCTCGCCGCGAACAAGCCGCTCACCTACCGCTTCGCGCTGCCCACCGCGAACCACGTCTTCCTGCCCGGCCACCGGATGATGGTGCAGATCCAGTCCAGCTGGTTCCCCCTCTACGACCGCAACCCGCAGACCTTCGTGAAGAGCATCTTCGAGGCGAAGCCCGCGGACTTCCGCAAGGCGGTGCAGCGCGTGTACCGCGCGCCGAAGCAGGCGAGCTTCGTGGAGCTGCCGCTGGTCACGCGCTAGGCGGGGTGGGAGGGGGTGGGCCTGCCCGTGAGGATGGGCCCCCCTCTTGTCCTCGCGGCCGCGTCTGCGCCACTGTGCGCGCGCCATGCGATGCGACTCCTGCTACCGCTCCGGACCCGCCGCCTACGCCCAGTTCCAGCACAACGTGGGCATGCTCTTCGCCCGCCGCGAGTACTCCACCGCGGGTGACTTCTGCCGGGAGTGTCTCGGGCG
Above is a genomic segment from Aggregicoccus sp. 17bor-14 containing:
- the argJ gene encoding bifunctional glutamate N-acetyltransferase/amino-acid acetyltransferase ArgJ, with protein sequence MSIPVPPVPSFPPAALTLTSVPGLRAAGVRAGIKASGNPDVGLLVADEAVPAAGLFTQNHFAAAPVLLSREHLAKSGGRVRAVVVNSGNANACTGEDGARDAREMCTRVAGALGCPVEQVLVCSTGVIGVKLPMDRVRAGIDAALAQLAGDVEAGRRFLHAIMTTDAYPKEACARLGRGVVAGICKGAGMIEPNMATMLGFLSTDLQLSPAELQAALPRLAAGSFNAVHVDTHTSTNDTLLLLATGRTPRAAGWEEAAAQVAHRLAWLIARDGEGATKVTTIEVTGAESDAAAREIAKLVAASALVRTALYGNDPNWGRFTSQVGNARAVRNARALTCVLQGIEVFRGGEPTAFDRAAASRAMAQEDVRLELRLADGPGRAVVLTSDLGYRYVQVNAEYTT
- a CDS encoding aminotransferase class I/II-fold pyridoxal phosphate-dependent enzyme yields the protein MSKPQRLQRLAAAVFTTMDEARRRVLAAGTDVINLSIGSPDLPPARHVTEAMAAAVLEGGNYGYPMRDQPAFREAVAGWYARRFGVRLDPEREVLGLTGSQEGLAHIAQAVTDPGELVLVPDPGYPIYSAGPVLAGAELYPVPLRAGNGYLPDLEGLPESVKARAKLLVLNYPSNPLAAVVQPGFFEQAVAFARRWGTVVLHDAAYSELAFDGYRPPSFLETPGAREVGLELNSLSKTYNLAGARVAYAVGNTRLVGQLAEVKAHLDYGLFRPVQAGAVAALTGPQEGVAEMAATYQRRRDVLVDGLTRLGWAVPRPKATMFLWAPVPRGYPSSLAFAMALIERAGVAVVPGSGFGQMGEGSVRLALVQQEARLAEAVQRIARSRVLEGP
- a CDS encoding DoxX family protein; its protein translation is MDARGQRTGTKAQGLLYWIPTVLLALLMFSGGLMNALQSEESAKGFAQLGYPAYFAVMLGSAKVLGALALLLPVPRVLREWAYAGFTFDVLAAAVSLHAIGAPAVNLAAPLVALALVQLSYFGWRRRSGRAAAQLPSRAPAASWA
- a CDS encoding CocE/NonD family hydrolase; translated protein: MATSLRPLVLVMLSSLALAAPPDAGTAGTAEAGADGGTGRSYAELPSEIPEKFTPANALLDHERRTVEIPMRDGVKLHTVILVPRGAKGRPMLLTRTPYDADSLTRHAESTHLGRVLQGYDNATDVIVEGGYIRVVQDVRGKHGSEGDYVMNRPLHGPQNPTPVDHATDTWDTIDWLVKNVPESNGRVGILGISYDGFLPLMALVNPHPALKVAVPMNPMVDGWMGDDWFHHGAFRQTMLSYVHDQQASRKGEVKWASGYRDAYQEYLEAGSAGEIGRRHGLEQLGFYRKLLQHPAYDAFWRDQAMDKVLAAQPLKVPMMLVHSLWDQEDIYGAPAVYDALKPKDAGNDRVFLVMGPWYHGQSIGDGSHLGALRFGSDTSLRFRREVLRPFLDQYLVDSAPKARIAPVTAFETGTNQWRDLPAWPAGCASGCSVKATPLYLRAGFTAGFTAPTESGPAFDEYVSDPGKPVPYRARPIVDDSNEENPTDPWRTWLVRDQRETSSRPDVLVYVSEVLTQPVKVSGRPMANLVASTSGTDSDWVVKLIDVYPDEVAEQPEMGGYQLMVSADIFRGRYREGYETPKPLAANKPLTYRFALPTANHVFLPGHRMMVQIQSSWFPLYDRNPQTFVKSIFEAKPADFRKAVQRVYRAPKQASFVELPLVTR